Proteins found in one Quercus robur chromosome 2, dhQueRobu3.1, whole genome shotgun sequence genomic segment:
- the LOC126715245 gene encoding uncharacterized protein LOC126715245 → MLDGLLGRGFASKCKSLIKLTKTRIDVIRRKRKATEKFLKKDVADLLANGLDINAYGRADGLLAELMLSSCYDFVEHSCDFVLKHLSIMEKQSECPEECREAVSSLMFAAARFSDLPELRDLRQMFQERYGNSLELFVNQEFVTHLTSKPTTLEKKVKLMQDIAREFSIKWDAGAFEKRMSKPPTYVQNQPKTYGSFNVVDEKTKSSSGMKTVSRGEKDDFLYKERLDLNYDGHKLCNGKEGSLSKREELDLPSRRELSGKGYKALNGREETILKKDGHDMPFEGRQEIADDKHEERNWMGDATPKSVRSSSSSRGKRLECIDGGSCLLNGRENTALERDYPGSLLKGKPEITSSCAGLQSKSNVKEPFAGNNHAGLLDDTSSVRKVERNEINKVKPYHNSGIPPPYVKSNVKTKASRSGFDSGSSLSSLDNDALVDHSMHKRGNAGNTSGRIQSGSDYSDYERQVVRSASVSDHGQEKDLYQDNTTGNPLPKSKSSRRRHLKSHSHHDDAGYFEDAGVVTRKSRSRRRDDSRRGLQILFDDEHYQNEAEERILDKLLMQYSKKPSSYEPGRMRRKSKPHYAHHMGNNADGFPQNSKDGTEEKSEVIPSPARSVSLPHKHTGPSEATKVFSRAASFQPDRSNPARHVHPKLPNYEDLAAKFAAMRGS, encoded by the exons ATGTTGGACGGACTTCTCGGCCGAGGCTTTGCCtccaaatg TAAGTCGTTGATTAAACTGACGAAGACTCGGATCGATGTGATACGGAGGAAGAGAAAGGCGACTGAGAAGTTTTTGAAGAAAGATGTGGCTGATTTGCTTGCGAATGGCCTCGATATCAATGCTTATGGAAGA GCTGATGGACTTCTAGCGGAATTGATGCTTTCATCATGTTATGATTTCGTTGAGCACTCGTGTGATTTCGTATTGAAGCATCTTTCCATAATGGAAAAACAGag TGAATGCCCTGAGGAATGTAGGGAAGCTGTGTCATCCCTGATGTTTGCTGCTGCAAGATTTTCAGATTTGCCAGAATTACGTGATCTCAGGCAAATGTTTCAAGAGAGATATGGGAATTCCCTGGAATTATTTGTGAATCAAGAG TTTGTAACACATTTAACTTCAAAGCCAACTACATTGGAGAAGAAAGTTAAGTTAATGCAAGATATAGCACGGGAGTTTTCAATAAAGTGGGATGCTGGGGCTTTTGAAAAGAGGATGTCTAAACCCCCCACATATGTACAG AACCAACCTAAAACTTATGGGTCTTTCAATGTCGTTGATGAAAAAACCAAATCATCCAGTGGTATGAAGACAGTCTCAAGAGGAGAGAAggatgattttttatataaagaaagaCTTGACCTTAATTATGATGGGCATAAATTATGCAATGGCAAAGAGGGTAGTTTATCAAAAAGAGAAGAACTAGACCTTCCATCTAGACGTGAACTCTCTGGCAAGGGATACAAGGCACTCAATGGCAGAGAAGAAACTATCCTGAAAAAGGATGGTCATGACATGCCATTCGAAGGAAGGCAGGAGATTGCTGATGACAAGCATGAAGAACGTAATTGGATGGGAGATGCCACCCCAAAGTCCGTTAGATCTAGCAGTTCATCTCGGGGGAAAAGACTAGAATGCATTGATGGTGGATCCTGTTTGCTTAATGGTAGGGAGAATACTGCCCTTGAAAGAGACTACCCAGGATCATTACTTAAAGGAAAGCCAGAAATTACTTCTAGCTGTGCTGGACTGCAGTCGAAGAGCAATGTTAAAGAACCATTTGCAGGTAATAATCATGCGGGTCTACTTGATGATACAAGCTCAGTGAGGAAAGTTGAACGGAATGAAATAAATAAGGTGAAGCCCTATCACAATAGCGGCATCCCTCCTCCTTATGTTAAGTCCAATGTTAAAACAAAGGCTAGCAGATCTGGGTTCGATTCAGGATCCTCATTGTCTAGTTTGGACAATGATGCCCTTGTAGACCATTCAATGCACAAGAGAGGCAATGCTGGTAATACTTCAGGAAGGATCCAATCAGGTTCTGATTATTCTGACTATGAGAGGCAGGTTGTCAGATCTGCAAGTGTGAGTGATCATGGTCAAGAGAAAGATCTTTATCAGGATAATACAACTGGTAACCccttaccaaaatcaaaatcatccaGGAGGAGACACTTAAAATCACATTCCCATCACGATGATGCTGGCTACTTTGAAGATGCAGGAGTTGTTACAAGAAAATCAAGAAGCAGGAGAAGGGATGACTCGAGACGTGGCTTGCAAATTTTGTTTGATGATGAGCACTATCAGAATGAGGCAGAAGAAAGGATATTGGATAAATTGCTGATGCAGTATAGCAAGAAACCATCGTCCTATGAACCAGGGAGGATGAGAAGAAAGTCTAAACCTCATTATGCACATCACATGGGCAATAATGCAGATGGATTCCCACAGAATAGCAAAGATGGGACTGAGGAGAAGTCAGAGGTTATTCCTTCTCCAGCCCGGTCAGTTTCTCTTCCTCATAAACATACAGGTCCATCAGAGGCAACCAAAGTTTTTTCCCGTGCTGCTTCTTTTCAGCCAGATAGGTCAAATCCAGCTCGGCATGTGCATCCTAAGTTGCCAAACTATGAAGATTTGGCTGCCAAGTTTGCGGCCATGAGAGGAAGTTAA
- the LOC126715246 gene encoding endochitinase A, with protein sequence MRGTSKVIMGATLVMVVSLAIVVGLILVLLAELYCSLLLRRRQLRDTNSETATTTTAIATVPTTTSTPSSEPSQPQNQSSPPPLRSFYSQGVLHAPRSLLFPAFSTKEDNAESKKQHSKLHHIIDVLQTQETNTSPRQIGLLSASSSPPTPFIHITTPKPIQEVHIQGGGDTTCNDKAGGSGEHFMYISNPIYDNDARPSSVDTPFETPDTSPSRLEMSGSSGDDEVAQTSPCSPSSPTTPPLTPMKKLPAEACSVSLKNARSLGTSGSESNSNNGHSSSSSGSPCTSPSW encoded by the coding sequence atgaggggGACATCCAAGGTGATTATGGGGGCAACCTTGGTAATGGTAGTGAGCCTTGCCATAGTGGTAGGCCTAATCTTGGTGCTACTAGCTGAGCTCTACTGTTCTCTCTTACTCCGCCGGCGTCAGCTCAGAGACACCAACTCTGAAACCGCCACCACCACTACTGCCATTGCCACTGTCCCCACAACCACCAGCACTCCCTCTTCAGAGCCCTCACAGCCCCAAAACCAGTCATCTCCTCCCCCTCTTCGTAGCTTCTATTCCCAAGGGGTTCTCCATGCCCCAAGAAGCCTCCTCTTCCCTGCATTCTCTACCAAAGAAGACAATGCAGAATCAAAGAAGCAGCATTCCAAGCTTCATCATATCATTGATGTACTCCAAACCCAAGAGACCAACACAAGCCCTCGTCAAATTGGACTATTATCTGCTTCTTCTTCCCCACCAACTCCTTTCATTCATATAACCACACCAAAGCCAATTCAAGAAGTCCATATTCAAGGTGGTGGTGACACTACTTGTAATGACAAAGCTGGTGGTTCTGGGGAGCATTTTATGTACATTTCTAACCCCATATATGACAATGATGCTAGGCCAAGCAGCGTGGATACACCATTTGAAACACCAGACACATCGCCTTCACGGTTAGAAATGAGTGGTTCTTCAGGTGATGATGAGGTTGCTCAGACATCTCCATGTAGTCCCTCAAGCCCAACCACACCTCCTTTGACTCCAATGAAGAAGCTCCCAGCTGAAGCTTGCTCTGTCTCCCTTAAAAATGCCAGATCTTTAGGTACTTCAGGTAGTGAGTCTAATAGTAACAATGGCcattcttcatcatcatcaggTTCTCCTTGTACCTCTCCTTCATGGTGA